The stretch of DNA ACCATCAGGAACACCACCACCGGCGTGGAGGAGAAGCTGCATTACGACGTCCTCAACGGTGTCCCGCCACAGTCGGCGCCGGACTGGCTCAAAGCGACCAACCTGCCTGCATCCGGTGACGCCGGCGGGTTTGTGGAGGTGGACCGGCAAACCCTGCGGCACATCCGGTTTCCGAACATCTGGTCCCTGGGCGATGCCGCCGGGACCACCAATTCCAAGTCCGGCGGGGCACTGCGCAAGCAGACGGCCGTGCTGGCCAAAAACCTGGTAGCCGCCCGGAAAGGGAAGCAGCTGCCCGCCAAGTACAACGGCTACTCGGTCTGCCCGTTCACGGTGTCCCGGAACACCGTGGTGTTCGCCGAGTTCGATGACCGCTACCGGCCCATGCCCACCGTCCCCCGAGTCCCCACCTGGAACGAGAGCAGGCTGTCCTGGGTGGTGGACCGGGATATTTTCCCGCACGTGTACTGGAACCTGATCCTCAAGGGCCGGGCGTAGGTTCTTTTGGTAGATGGCCCTGGGAGAGCCGGTGGTTGAGCCTGGGAGAGCCGGTGGTTGAGCCTGTCGAAACCTCGCTGCGGGGCCTCCGATAGGCTCAACCAGCGGCATCCGGCTTCAGCCGTTTTGCGGCCTGGCCCACTCGCCACTCGTCGGCCAGGACCGCGTAGATCAGTTCGGTGGCCCACTGGCCTTTGTAATGCCACTTGTCCACCTGCCGCGCTTCCTGCCGCATGCCCAGACGGCGGCATAGGTCGGCGGATGCTGTGTTCAGCTCGTCCAGGCGTGCCTCGATCCGGTGCATGCCCACGTCCTCGAATCCAAGCCGCAGCATCGCCTCCGCGGCCTCAGTGGCATAGCCCTTGCCCCTGGCACCCGGCGCCAGGCTCCAGCCCACTTCGCCCTGGCCTTGGCCGGGCAGCCACTTGAGCACCACTTCGCCCTGCAGCACGCCGTCCGCCGCCGACTCGATGGCCAAGGCCACCCAGTCGCCTTCCTTTTCGAACACGAAGTTGGCGTAGTGGCCCACCCGTTCCATCGACTGCGTATAGCTCTTGGCCGGTCCGGGCAGGAACCGGGCGGTTTCCGGCAGCGAGTGGTAGGCGTGGAAGGCGTCCAGGTCGCTGCCTTCAAAGCGGCGCAGGATCAGCCGCTCGGTTCGAATGGGAAGGGTGATTTCCGGCATGGATGAGAGGCTACGCCATGCCGACGGCGGCAGTCGCCTCCGCGGTGGTGCGCTCGCCGTTGCTCTGGCAACCTCCCCGGAGTAGGGTTCGCGTACGGGCTGCTGGTGCCTGGTTTCTTGGCGTTTCCCGTTGTCCCTTCTCCTCAAGGTTGTGGCTAAGTTGAAGCCAGCGACGCCCTGGGCCGCTTCCCTCGCCTTCAGCATGTTGCTGACCCTCGCGGCGTGCACTTACGAGGAGAGCACGGAGGGCCCTACTCCGGCCGTGACGACTGCGGTGGCCAACGCCAAAGTCCTTCGCATCGGCACGCAGGATGACGGGAATGTGCCCACCCGCGGCCAGATCGAGGAATTTGCCCGGCAGGTCCAGGAACGCTCCGGCGGGAACCTGGTTATCGAGCCGGTCTTCAGGGCCGGCGGCGACCAGGTCAGGGGCTGGGACCAGCTCGTCGCGCAAAGAGTAATGACTGGAGACCTCGAAATGGCAGTCATCCCGGCGCGGACCTGGGACACCGAGGGAGTGCTGTCCTTCCGGGCGCTCTCCGCCCCCTTCCTGGTGACATCCAGCGCCGTCATCAAGGAAGCGGTGAAACCGGAGTACGCGCAGGGGATGCTGGCCGGCCTCAAGGACGTGGGCGTTACCGGTCTGGCCATGTTCCCGGACGGCCCGCGGGTCCTGTTCTCGTTCACCACGCCAATCCTCTCGCCGGACGACATCCGGGGAATGGCAATCAGGGCACCCCTTTCCACCACTACCTACGCGGTCCTGGAATCTCTCGGCGCCCTGCCGCAGGATCTCGCTGACCAGGAATTCGGTGAAGGAGTTGAGGGCGGAAAGGTGGGCGGCGCTGAATCCTCGCTCGGCTACGCTTCCAATTTGCCCGGAGCCCTGAATAAAACAGGGCATGCAATCGCTACCGGCAACCTGGTGGTCCACTCGAAGATCAACACGATCGTGATCAATGAAAAAGCAAGAGCTGCTCTCAATGCGGACGAGCAGCAGATTCTCCAGGACGCGGCGGACTACACCAGGGAATGGGCCTCGTCCCTGCTCGCAACCGTCTCGGCGGAGGCGCGGAAGTACTGCCAGGACGGCGGCAAAGTGGTGATGGCAACCGAAGAGCAGCTGGCCGGCTTCCGCAATGCCGCAGCCCCGGTATACACCACCCTCGATCAGGATGCCGGCACCCGTAACCTCATTGCAAAGCTCCGCGATCTCGCCGCGAACACTCCGGCCGACCCTGCCGTCGAACCCTGCGACTACGACACCTATTGATGCCTGTTGACCAATCCGTTGTTCCCCACAGGCCCCCCTGGCAGCGTAGGGCCCAGGATCGTTGGAACGCCCGCAAGGACCGTTACGCAGCAGTCGAGGAGGAGACTACGGCGGCCGTCGCCTCCGCGATGGCCCGTTCCTCGTCCGTGGGAATGACCAGCACCGGAATGGCGGAGCCCAGGGTGGAAATGACGCGGGGTTCCCTGGACCGTTCAGCATTCAGGCCGTGGTGGAGCTCTACCCCCAGCGCTCCCAGCTTATCCACCACGAGCGCACGGAACTGGTGCGAATTCTCGCCGATGCCCGCGGTGAACACGATGGCTTTGGCCCCGCCCACGGCCACGTGGTAACCGCCGATGTACTTCGCGAGCCGGTAGGAGGTGACCGCGAGCGCGGTGGCCGCCTTCTCGTTCCCGGCCTCGGCCGCCTCCACGACGGAGCGCATGTCATTGTTGCCGGCCAGGCCCTTCAGCCCGGACTCGCGGTTCAGCATGGAGTCGATGTCCTCAGGGCTCCAGCCGGCCCTGGCGAGGAACACCAGGATGGACGGGTCCAGATCGCCCGAGCGCGTCCCCATCACCAGGCCTTCCAGCGGTGTGAAACCCATGGATGTGTCCACCGAGCGTCCGCCCTGGACAGCTGTGACCGAGGCACCGTTGCCCAGGTGGGCGATGACGCCGTCGAAGTCGCTGACCGGAAGGTCCAGCAGCGTGGCGGCGCGGCGGGTGACGTACTCGTGCGACGTCCCGTGGAACCCGTAGCGGCGGATGCCGTGGTTGGTGTACAGCTCGTCCGGGACGGCGTAGCGCCAGGCGTGTTCGGGGAGGGTGCGGTGGAACGCTGTATCGAACACGGCCACCTGCGGCATGTCCGGCCACTTCCGGGTGATGGCCCGGATACCCAGCACATTGGCGGGGTTGTGCAGGGGCGCCAGCGGGTTGAGCCGTTCGATGGCGCGGGTGATTTCGTTGTTGATCAGGACCGGCTCGGCGAACCGCTCGCCGCCGTGCACCACGCGATGCCCGACGGCTGCCAGCTCCAGGCCGCCCAGCTCCTGGTGGATGGCGGCGTCCACCTGCTCGAGCGCCTCTGCATGATCCCGCGGGCCCTCTATTTCGCCGTCCCCGTCGCCGCCGTTGCCCATACCGATCTTCTCGATCAGCCCCTCGGTGAGGACGCTCCCGGCAGCAACATCGCGCACTTGGTATTTGAGCGAGGACGAGCCGGAATTGATGACGAGCACGAGCATGCGGGCCTCCTGAGCCTGGCTTCTGCAGTTCAAACCCCACTATAGGCTGGGCAGCCGCGCGGTTTCCTTGCGGATGGGCGCGGGCTGTGCCTAGAGTCGGCAGACAGGCTGGACCACGCCCGAAAGGACATTCCATGACGAACGAGCCCGCTTCGATCGACGAGAACGATCCCACCAACACGGGATCCAGCAGCACGGCACCCCTCAATCCGCAAGCAGACACCGACGCCGGCTCAGGCTCCGGCACCAAGGACCCCACCGGCGTCGAAGGATCCAACCCGGCCCTGGACGATACGGGCAACCTCAAGGCAGCCGAGACCGGCGACGCTCCGGAGGCGCCGGAAAACACCGGTGACCTCGACCTCACGCCGCAGGGCCTCTCAGACGAGCCGGCCAAGCAGGAGGACGACCAAAGCCTGGTAAAGCCGGACAACAGCTGACCTGCTTCGTCCGCGGCGAAGCGCGACGCGGCGGACCGGGCCAGACTCCCCACGCGGACCGCGCGGACTGGTATTTCGGTGTCGGCGCTTAGGCGGCATGCCCCCGCAGGGACCCCGGCGATCCGGCGATCCGGCGCCTGGAGCCGGCGCGGGCAAGGCCAATAGCGGCCAGGACGGCTCCCGCTCCTTCGGCGACGGCGCTGAGTGCCTTTTCGAAGAACCACACGGGTTCGTACATCGCCGGCATGGGACCGATGGCCGGAATGTCGATGTAGCGGTACAGCATCACGGCTGCGAAAGCGCTCAATGCGACAGCCAGTGCCATGGCGTAGGAGAGCCTGCTGCCCCGGATCAGGACGTAGAAGCCCACCAGCACCGCCGCGGCCGATTCGAGCAGGAACAGGTTGCCCTGCCCGATCCCGCCGGGGTTGGCGGCCTGATAACCGGGGGCCAGATGGATGTGCACTCCGGCGTCGATGAACAGCGCCACTGCCGTCAGAATTCTCAGGGCCATGTTCATTTGACTGTCAGCGTGCCTTTCATGTTGGGGTGGTACGTGCAGAAGTACGGATACGAGCCCGGCTTTGAGGGGGCGGTGAACGTGGCCGTGGCCCCGCCTCCGTCCACTTCAACGTCAAATGCCTTGCCCTCCTGAGCCGTGACGGTATGGGGCGCGGAGTCCATGTTGGTGACCGCCACAACGGCGCCAGGCGCCACCGTTAACGGCTCGCCATACTTGAAATCCTTGATGCTGATGCTTGCCGCCGCGTTCGACGCTCCGGCCGATGAACCGGCTCCCCCGGATGGCGCTGTTCCGGTTCCGGGACTTCCGCCGCCAGGGGCGCAGCCGCCCAGTAAGAGCGCTGCCATCAGCAGCAGTGCCGCCCTGCCTCGAACCTCTTTCATCCTGTACCGTCCTCGACGCCCGGAACCAGGGCCGGCCCCTGTTTGTCCCCTTATTGTGCGCCCGCCCGGCCGAATTGTCCCCTGTCTGGAGGAATCAAACGTTGTTCCTGGCCGCGGCGCAATCCTGGCCCGCCGCAAAGCATCAGGCGGGGGCCGTCGTCGTCGGTGGTTAAGCCCATCGAGACCCCGCGCCTAGGAGGCCGGCGCCTGCGCCTGGATGGCCGTAATTGCCACGGTGTTCACGATGTCCTCCACGGTGCAGCCGCGGGAGAGGTCATTGACCGGCTTCCGCAAGCCCTGCAGGACAGGCCCGACGGCGACCGCTCCCGAGCTCTGCTGCACCGCCTTGTACGTGTTGTTGCCGGTGTTCAGGTCTGGAAAGATGAACACGCTCGCCTGTCCGGCCACTGAAGAGCCCGGCATCTTGGATTCGGCGATGGAGGCGTCAACGGCGGCGTCGTACTGGATGGGGCCTTCGACGGCGAGGTCCGGGCGGCGCTGGCGCACCAGTTCGGTGGCCTGCCGCACCTGTTCCACGGCCTCGCCCGAACCAGAACCGCCCGTGGAATAGGACAGCATAGCCACCCGCGGCTCCACGCCAAACTGGGCCGCGGTCTCGGCTGAAGCCAGCGCGATGTCCGCCAACTGCTCCACGTTCGGATCCGGATTCACCGCGCAGTCGCCGTACACCAGCACCCGGTCCGGCATCAGCATCAGGAACACCGAGGACACGATCTTCACGCCCGGGCGGGTCTTCACGAACTCCAGCGCGGGCCGGATGGTGTGCGCCGTGGTGTGCGCAGCCCCAGACACCATTCCGTCCACAACGCCGAGCTGGACCATCATGGTGCCGAAGTAGCTGACGTCCTGCATGATCTCCAAGGCTTTGGGCAGGTCAACGCCCTTGTGCGCCCGCAGTTCCGAATACTTCTCCGCGAACTTCTGCCGCAGGTCCGACGTTGCGGGGTCCACGATGTTGATCCCGGACAGGTCGATGCCACGGGCGGCCGCCAGTTCACGGACATCCGATTCCGGGCCCAGCACGGTGAGGTCGCAGACGTCACGCCGGTGCAGGATTTCCGCCGCCCGCAGGATCCTCACATCGGTCCCTTCGGGGAGGACCACGTGCCGGCGCTGGGCCCGGGCGCGTTCGATGAGGTCGTGCAGGAAGCGGAGCGGGGTCATGCGTTGGGCCCGTGGCAGGTGCAGGCGTTCCACCAGCTCCGCCTCATCCACGGTGCGGGACCAGAGCCCCAAGGCCGAGGCCACCTTCCGCCGGTGCCCGGACCAGATCTCGCTCCGGACCTCCGAAACGCGGCGGGCCGTGGTGTACGTGTCGTCCGTGGCCGCGAACACCGGGAACGGCGCCTGGGCCAGGAGCGGGTAGATGTTCGCGTCCGGCGCCAGGCCCCCTGTGAGGATCAGCGCCGACGCCACCGGAAACTCGGGCGAGAAGGACGACGCCAGGCACGCCACCATCACGTCCGCGCGGTCGCCGGGCACAATCACCAGGGCGCCCTCGTCCAGAACGTTCAGGAAGTTGCCCACGTTCATGGCCGCCACCTTGATGTCCCGGACGTCGCGTTCCATGTCCGCCCTGCCGGCAATCTGCCGCACACCCAGCGCGGCAGCCACCTCACCGGTGGTGGGGCGCGCAATCTCCTCCAGCTCGGGCAGCACATACACCGGCCGCTTGGAGGCCCCGGGCTTCACGGCGGCGGCGATCGCCTCGACGTCGTCCGGGTCCGCGCGGTTCACCATGATGGCCAGGAGTGCACACTTCTCCGCGGCCAGCTCCTTGCGCGCAACCTCGACGGCGGCCGCCGCCTCCGCCACGGTCCGCCCCTTCGCGCCCACTACCGCCACCACCGGTGCAGAGAGGTTGTTGGCCAGTCGGGCGTTGAGGTCGAATTCGACGGCGGCGTCCTGGCCGGTAAGGTCAGTCCCCTCGATAATCACCACGTCGCAGTGGCGGGACATTTCGGCGAAGATCTCCACGCAGCGGGAGTCGATGTCCGCCCGTTTTCCTTCGGCGAGCAGCGACCGGACCTCCTCGTGCGTGAGGCCGCCGCGGCACCGCTCATCCTCCAGCTCGAACCGGGACTTCATCAGCGCAACCATGGGATCGTCCGCCGGGTCCGGGCCGTGGACCACGGGTTTGAAGAAGCCGATCCTGTCCGCGTGGCGGTGCAGGGTGTCCGCCAGGCCCAGGGCCACGAGGGACTTGCCCGATCCGGGGGTGGTTGCGCTGACGTAGATGCTTGTGGCCATGGTCCGCCCTTTGCAGGTCTGTTGGTGCCGGTACTCCATCCTTGCACTTACCGTCCCGGGCCGCCTGCCATCCATTCCAGCCCAGCTTTGGGGTAATCCGCTGGCGGGCGCCCCGGAAGTTGCGCTGGGCAAGGCCAAAACCGGGCTGGTTTGGACGTGCCCGCCGCTCCCTCTCCCCTTGACACCGGCCCCCCTCATGGGATTACCTAATGAACATTCGGTAAATAAAGCTGGAGGCAATGACGCATGGCTGAAACAACAGTTTCCGGGGCTATCCACCCCATCCTGGAGAACGACTACGCCTCAATCTGGATGGGAATCGAGGTCCTCGCCATCAGCGACGGGCATGCCACCATCCGGATGACCCTGCGCCAGGAGATGCTCAACGGCTTCGGCATGGCCCACGGCGGAATGATCTTCGCCTTCGCGGACTCCGCCTTCGCCCTGGCCTGCAACCCGGCCACCCCGGCACCCGGCGAGGAGAACAACATCACTGTAGCCGCCGGCGTCGACATCAACTTCCTCAAGCCGGCCTACCGCGGCCAGGTGATCACCGCCGTCGCCGACCGCCGTTCCAGCGCGGGCCGCAGCGGGCTGTATGACATCCAGATTTTCGCTGCCGACGCCGATGCCCAACCCGATCCCGAAAAGCCAGGTGAACTCATCGCCGAGTTCCGCGGACGCAGCCGGACCATCCCCAAGAAGTAGGAAACCATGACCCTCCATGCCCCCGAAACCCCCGTGTCCCCGGCCGCGACCGATGCCGTGCTTGACCGCGAGGAAACCATCTCCCGCGACGAGCTCGAGGCCCTCCAGCTCGCCCGCCTGCAGCACACCGTGGCCTACGCCTATGATCGCGTGCCCCTGTACAAGCGCAAGTTCGACGACGCTGGAGTCCACCCCGCCGACCTGCGTGAACTCAGCGACCTGGGCAACTTTCCGTTCACCACCAAGGAGGACCTGCGTGCCGAATACCCGTTCGGGATGTTCGCGGTTCCGCAGAGCGAAGTAGCCCGCATCCACGCCAGCTCAGGCACCACGGGCCGGCCCACCGTCGTCGGCTACACCAAGCAGGACTTGGCGGACTGGGCCAAACTCGTGGCCCGCAGCTTCCGCGCCTCCGGCATCCGTCCCGGCATGAAGGTCCACAACGCCTACGGCTACGGCCTGTTCACCGGCGGCCTCGGCGCCCACGCCGGCGCCGAAGCACTGGGCTGCACCGTCATCCCGATGTCCGGCGGCCAGACCGAACGCCAGATCCAGCTGATCCAAGATTTCAAGCCGGACGCGATCCTGGCCACCCCCACCTACCTGCTGACCATCGCCGATGCCATGGCCCACATGGGCATCGACCCGGCCTCCACGTCGCTGAAGTTCGCAGTACTGGGCGCGGAGCCGTGGACGCAGGAGATGCGGCACGAGCTCGAAGTGATGATGAACATCAAGGCCTGCGACATTTACGGGCTCTCCGAGGTGATGGGGCCGGGCGTCGCCGGCGAGTCCGTGGAGACCCAGGACGGCAGCCACATCTGGGAGGACCACTTCCGCCCCGAAATCATCGACCCGTTCAACCCGCTGGCGGGCAAGGAAAACGTGCTGCGCGACGGCGAACACGGCGAACTCGTCTTCACGTCCCTCACCAAGGAAGCCCTGCCGATCATCCGCTACCGCACCAAGGACCTCACCCGGCTCCTGCCCGGCACCGCCCGCCCCGCGCACCGGCGCATGGGCCGCATCACCGGCCGCAGCGACGACATGATCATCCTGCGCGGCGTGAACCTCTTCCCGTCCCAGATTGAGGAAATCGCGCTCCGGATCCCCGAGCTCAGCCCGCACTTCCAGCTCGAACTCACCCGCCCCGAAGGCCAGCGGATGGACCAGCTGACGGTCCGCATTGAAAGGCGGGACGCCGTCGCCCCCGAGCAGAGCACGATGGCGGCACGCACCTTGAAGGAGCAGATCAAGATCCACGTGGGTTCTTCGTGCCTGGTGGACGTGGTGGAGCCGGGCTCGCTGGAGCGGTCCAACGGCAAGCTGCGCCGGATCTACGACCTTCGGCCGAAGGGGTAGTCGGGCCTGCGCCGGACTGACTTGCGCCGACTGACCGACCGTTCATGAGAAACTAGCCACTATGCCCAGCACCACTGATACAGCCGGCACCGCCGGCACCAAGCGCGGCCGCCCCGGATACGACCAGCAATCGGTGCTGCGCATCGCCGTCGATGTCTTCAACCGGCACGGTTACGACGCGACGTCTATGGGCATCCTGGCGGACAACCTGGGCATTTCGAAGTCGGCGATCTACCACCACGTGCCGTCCAAGGGCGACCTGCTCAAGCTCGCCCTTGACCACGCTCTCGGCGGGCTCGAGGCGATCCTGAAGGAGCCGCAGGCCACGTCCGGCGCGGCAGATGCCCGGCTCGAGTTTGTGCTCCGGCAAACCGTGGCAGTCCTCGTGGAGCGGCTGCCGTTCGTCACGCTGCTCCTGCGGCTCCGCGGGAACACCGAGATTGAACGTGACGCCCTGGAGCGGCGCCGCACCTTTGACCACAAGGTGGCCGGGCTGATCTCCGCCGCCCGGGACGAAGGATCGCTGCGCCAGGACATCGACCCCCGGACAGTCACCCGGCTGCTGTTCGGCATGATCAACTCGATCGTGGAATGGTACAAACCGGGCGGTTCCCTCTCGCCGAAACGGCTCGCCGACGACGTCATCACCATGGCCTTCGACGGGCTCCACTCCCAGCCTTAGCCCCCGGGGAGATCGGCCCGGAGATTCCAACCCCTAAAAATACTAAGTGTGCTTGGTATTTCTGTTGTTGCCCGGCTACGGTGGTAGGACCAGCCAGCATCCGCAGGAGGCAGTCCATGAGCATCAGCACCCGCCGGGGATTACACCGTCCCGCCCGCTTCGGCACATTGGCCGGAGCGGGAGTGCTGGCAGCTTCCCTGACCCTGACCGCCTGCACAGGATCCCAGGCTCCGCCGGCCCCGAGCGAAACGTCCGGCGCCGCTACGGCCGGCAGCAGCACCCCGCCGCCGGCCGGCACGTCCCCCGGCCCCAGCGGTTCAGCCAGCGCTTCCGCCAGCGCTTCCGCGGGCAACCCCGCGCCGGCGCCCGATGTGGCCGGCGGCATCCCGGAGCTGGTGGAGAACCTGGCCCCGTCGGTGGTGACCATCTTCACCGAAGGCGGGCTCGGCAGCGGCGTGGTGTATTCCGCGGACGGCCTCATCCTCACAAACGAGCACGTGGTCAAGGGCAACACCAGCGTGGAGGTCGGTTTCGCTGACGGCCAGCGGGTGCAGGGAACGGTCAGGGCCAGTGACGCCGTCACGGACCTGGCCCTGGTCCAGGCGGACCGGAAGGGCCTGCCTAAGCCCACCTACCAGAGCACCCTGCCGCGGGTGGGTGAAGGCGCCGTGGTGCTGGGGTCCCCGCTGGGCTTCGAGAACACGGCGACGGCCGGGATCATCTCCGGGCTGCACCGGTCCATCCCGGGCTCGGCCTCCAACAGCCTGTCCTTGGTGGACCTGATCCAGACGGATGCACCTATCAGCCCGGGCAACTCCGGCGGCGCCGTGATCAACATGCGGGGCGAAATCATTGGTATCAGCGAGGCCTACATCCCACCGTCTGCCGGGGCGGTCTCCCTGGGCTTTGCCATCCCGGCGGCCACCGCCGTGCAGGTTGCGGAGGAACTGCTGGCCGACGGCACAGCCGAGCATGCCTACCTCGGCCTGACCCCGGGCGAACTGACGCCCCAGATCGCGGACCAGCTGGGCATCGAGGCGAGTACCGGCGTCGTGGTGTTGTCCGTGGATGAGGACGGCCCCGCGGGACGGGCAGGAATCCGGCCGGGAGACGTGCTGGAGTCCATGGAGGGAGTGGAGCTGAAGGCACCCGAGAAGCTCCTGGCGGAACTGCGCAACCGCAATCCCGGCGATACCGTGAGTTTCAAGGTCAAGCGCGGCGACCAGAGCCTTGACCTCAAAGCGGACCTGATTGACCGGCCAACCCAGTAGTACAACCGAGAGGAAGGTTACACAATGAGCCCCAAGGAAGAACCGGACGCCGGATTCATCATTCCGGACCCGTCAAAAGTCCGCGAGGACATCCCGCAGGATTCCGCGGACGAAGCCAACGCGATCCGCTTCAGCGAAGAACAGGCACTGATCGAGGAACAGTCCCACGGCATCCGCCCGGACACGTACAGCGTGCCCTCCGGCGGCCCCACTATGGACGAGGCCCGCGGCAACATGGACCTGTCGGACCAGACCGGGGCGGCGCCGTCGGACGACAGCAGCGACGACGGCCTGCACAGCGGCGCCGAATCCTGACACTTTCCGCGTCGTAAACGAGCGGCAGGCGCGTCCCGGTCTCCGGGGCGCGCCTGCCGCTTTTTGCGGGTCTTGAGTCAGAGCTCGTACTCGGCCTGCACGCCAAGCGATTCGTGGACGCACAGGATGTTCTGCTCGGTATCCATAAACCAGGCGCACTTCTCCGAGTTCGTGGTGCAGATATGGTCCTTGGTCCGAAGGTTCGGCAGGTCGTAGTCCTGGAACTGCACCCCACTGGCCTCCATGTCCCGGACCGTCCGCTCGATGTCCGCAACCTCGAAGCTCAGTGTGGTGTGATCGGAATGCCTGCCATCCGATACGGGCATCAGCTGCAGCATCGGGCCGCCGTTGGTGCCGAAGAGTTCGCTTCCGTCGTCTGTCATGCCACGGTGCGGGAGTCCGAGTTTTTCCGTATAGAACCGGCGGGCGCGCTGTGGATCATCGACTGGCAGGACGGTAGTGACTGTGTTCAATCTAAGGCTCATCTAGCCACCTCCTACGGGGAGAATCTTACGCCCGGGCAGCCCGAAAAGCCCTTGCCCATTTCCCCCGATTCAGACCCTCTCTCACTTAATGCGGCCCAACCCGGAACCCTCTCTCACTTTCCTCAGGAGAGTGAGAGAGGGTCCGGGAAAAAGGCGCGTTAGGTGAGAGAGCGTCCGGGGTGGGGCTATTTTTCGACCAGTGTGAGGACGTCGTAGGTGGCCACGATCTCGTCGTCCTGGTTGGTCAGCACCGCGTCCCAGGCCACCTCGCCGTACTCGTCGGTTTCGCGCGGGGTGATCTTCTTGGCGGTGAGGGTCACCCGGATGGAGTCGCCCGCGGCCACCGGCGTGATGAAGCGCAGGTTTTCCAGGCCGTAGTTGGCCAGGACCGGGCCCGGGGCGGGTTCCACGAACAGTCCGGCACCCCAGGCCAGCAGGAGGTAGCCGTGCGCAACGATGCCCGGGAAGAAGGGGTTGGCTTCCGCAGCTTCCTGATTGGTGTGCGCGTAGAACGTGTCGCCGGTGGAGTTGGCGAAGGCGGTGATGTCCTCCAGGGTGACCTGGCGCAGGTCGGAGCGGACGGCGTCGCCAATCTGAAGCGTCTTCAGCGGCTTCCGGAAGGGGTGCGTCCCTTCGGTTTCAACCGTGAAGTTTCGGTCCGCCCCCGAATGCCAAATGCCGGTTACGGCGGTGAGCATGTTGGGCGAGCCTTGGATGGCCGTGCGCTGCATGTGGTGCATCACCGAGCGGATGCCGCCCAGTTCCTCGCCGCCGCCGGCGCGGCCGGGACCGCCGTGGACCAGGTGCGGCACGGGTGAGCCATGGCCCGTTGACGAACGCGCATCCTCGCGGTTGAG from Pseudarthrobacter siccitolerans encodes:
- a CDS encoding S1C family serine protease, translated to MSISTRRGLHRPARFGTLAGAGVLAASLTLTACTGSQAPPAPSETSGAATAGSSTPPPAGTSPGPSGSASASASASAGNPAPAPDVAGGIPELVENLAPSVVTIFTEGGLGSGVVYSADGLILTNEHVVKGNTSVEVGFADGQRVQGTVRASDAVTDLALVQADRKGLPKPTYQSTLPRVGEGAVVLGSPLGFENTATAGIISGLHRSIPGSASNSLSLVDLIQTDAPISPGNSGGAVINMRGEIIGISEAYIPPSAGAVSLGFAIPAATAVQVAEELLADGTAEHAYLGLTPGELTPQIADQLGIEASTGVVVLSVDEDGPAGRAGIRPGDVLESMEGVELKAPEKLLAELRNRNPGDTVSFKVKRGDQSLDLKADLIDRPTQ
- a CDS encoding VOC family protein, yielding MSLRLNTVTTVLPVDDPQRARRFYTEKLGLPHRGMTDDGSELFGTNGGPMLQLMPVSDGRHSDHTTLSFEVADIERTVRDMEASGVQFQDYDLPNLRTKDHICTTNSEKCAWFMDTEQNILCVHESLGVQAEYEL